A region from the Methanomicrobia archaeon genome encodes:
- a CDS encoding stage II sporulation protein E: MLSSIFGLLLTLAEKICVLLVFAYIVSRTTYFQEILDKKFTLRNQAFLIVIFGAFSIFGTYSGIQLFDAIANVRDLGPMIAGLIGGPVIGLGAGLIGGVHRYFLGGFTCIPCALATVLAGVFGGLIYMARKGEFIGVPGAVAFAVLMESFHMGLALLIARPFDEALILIENVSVPMIFANAVGMFFFAFVLSNLIRERETAEERDRYHAELERKRQELKIAHEIQQSFLPEAIPLLKGFELAALNLPAREVGGDFYDFIPIAEDKIGVTIADVSGKGVPAALFMALSRTVVRTKARGNPSVAEVIEAANSSISADSKSGMFVTLFYAILDLKARTLTYVNAGHNPPALFRALSSDIILLKARGIALGALDEIALEERTMQLDRGDTVVFYTDGVTEAVNEREEQFGEERLVALITECHGLTADALVERIKSEVVAFCGGAPQFDDITVMVLKAGEVEDA, from the coding sequence ATGCTGTCCTCGATCTTCGGGCTCTTGCTGACACTGGCAGAGAAGATCTGTGTGCTCCTCGTCTTCGCGTACATTGTCAGCCGCACCACGTATTTCCAGGAGATTCTGGATAAGAAGTTCACGCTCAGGAATCAGGCGTTCCTGATCGTCATCTTCGGTGCGTTCTCGATCTTTGGAACGTATTCAGGGATACAGCTGTTCGATGCGATCGCGAATGTCCGGGATCTTGGCCCGATGATCGCGGGCTTGATTGGCGGGCCGGTGATCGGGTTAGGCGCAGGCCTGATCGGCGGTGTGCACCGGTATTTCCTCGGCGGCTTCACGTGCATACCTTGCGCGCTCGCCACGGTGCTTGCTGGCGTCTTCGGCGGGCTCATTTATATGGCGCGTAAGGGTGAATTCATCGGTGTGCCCGGTGCCGTGGCCTTCGCGGTGCTCATGGAGTCATTCCATATGGGGCTCGCGCTCCTCATTGCCCGCCCCTTTGACGAGGCCCTCATCCTCATCGAGAACGTCAGTGTGCCCATGATCTTTGCGAATGCCGTGGGCATGTTCTTCTTCGCGTTCGTCCTCTCAAATCTGATCCGGGAGCGGGAGACGGCTGAGGAACGTGACCGTTACCATGCGGAGCTGGAGCGCAAGCGGCAGGAATTGAAGATCGCGCACGAGATCCAGCAGAGTTTCCTGCCTGAGGCGATACCACTATTGAAGGGCTTCGAGCTCGCGGCTCTGAATCTTCCCGCGCGTGAAGTGGGCGGTGATTTCTACGATTTCATACCCATTGCGGAAGACAAAATCGGGGTCACCATCGCGGACGTTTCCGGTAAGGGCGTGCCCGCGGCACTCTTCATGGCGCTTTCGCGTACCGTTGTCCGGACGAAAGCGCGCGGTAATCCGAGCGTTGCGGAGGTGATCGAAGCGGCGAACAGTAGTATCTCTGCGGATTCGAAATCGGGCATGTTTGTCACCCTGTTCTATGCGATCCTGGACTTGAAGGCGCGAACGCTGACGTACGTCAACGCGGGCCACAACCCGCCGGCGCTCTTCCGTGCGCTGAGCAGCGACATCATTCTGCTTAAGGCCCGTGGCATTGCGCTCGGCGCGCTCGACGAGATCGCTCTGGAGGAGCGCACGATGCAATTGGACCGCGGTGACACGGTGGTCTTCTACACCGATGGTGTAACGGAGGCGGTGAACGAGCGTGAGGAGCAGTTTGGTGAGGAGCGCCTGGTTGCTCTCATTACCGAGTGTCACGGATTAACAGCGGACGCGCTCGTGGAGCGGATAAAGAGCGAGGT